The following proteins come from a genomic window of Candidatus Thermoplasmatota archaeon:
- a CDS encoding DUF58 domain-containing protein, whose translation MLTRAGLTILVAALALLAAGLAAGNLLYLAAGLAPLLALFAGLLVDNPHGVTARVSLSSATPRAGDLVEVEIRYTASGGRGVLEFHQKLPDFFDLVEGSNLHVAVKEAGRLEGRHVFTMRATRRGMYVLPPLRVESVHGPGIRGPTAGEIGEPLALEVRPKPSPVRRVRSSQGFAKQLAPENDRATLGIRTSEFREIRAMTYGDPVKSINWKATARRPGVLDGSEAPLVNEYEKEGKKAVWLLLDTADYMEVGNTVVNAFEESVKAAQGIAQFFLDRGYSLGAYVYNGTGRDFFYPEVGRKQLLKLQRAFTALSPQPPREGLAGALDRCHRHLVTDRPLIVIVTRAGRADEPEFAAVKRLRALVGRRRRRLPVLVVSPTVHTLIPSPKEYGRDVAALLARAERPRIQRLRRIGASVVEWDPSRQTIEAVLLSGTARPGVAR comes from the coding sequence ATGCTGACGCGGGCGGGCCTCACCATCCTCGTCGCGGCGCTCGCGCTCCTCGCCGCGGGCCTCGCCGCGGGCAACCTCCTCTACCTCGCAGCCGGCCTCGCCCCGCTCCTCGCCCTCTTCGCGGGCCTCCTCGTCGACAACCCGCACGGCGTCACCGCGCGCGTGAGCCTCTCCTCCGCGACGCCGCGCGCGGGCGACCTCGTCGAGGTCGAGATCCGCTACACGGCTTCGGGAGGCCGCGGCGTCCTCGAGTTCCACCAGAAGCTCCCTGACTTCTTCGACCTCGTCGAGGGCTCGAACCTCCACGTCGCGGTGAAGGAGGCCGGTCGTCTCGAAGGGCGGCACGTCTTCACGATGCGCGCGACGCGCCGAGGCATGTACGTGCTCCCGCCCCTCCGGGTGGAAAGCGTCCACGGGCCCGGGATCCGCGGACCGACCGCAGGCGAGATCGGCGAGCCGCTCGCCCTCGAGGTGCGCCCGAAGCCGTCGCCTGTGCGCCGCGTGCGATCCTCCCAGGGCTTCGCGAAGCAGCTTGCCCCCGAGAACGATCGCGCGACGCTCGGCATCCGCACGAGCGAGTTCCGCGAGATCCGCGCGATGACGTACGGCGACCCCGTGAAGTCGATCAACTGGAAGGCGACCGCGCGCAGGCCCGGCGTCCTCGACGGGTCCGAAGCGCCGCTCGTGAACGAGTACGAGAAGGAAGGCAAGAAGGCGGTGTGGCTGCTTCTCGACACGGCCGACTACATGGAGGTCGGCAACACCGTCGTGAACGCGTTCGAGGAATCCGTCAAGGCGGCGCAGGGCATCGCGCAGTTCTTCCTCGACCGCGGTTACAGCCTCGGCGCGTACGTCTACAACGGCACGGGCCGCGACTTCTTTTATCCTGAAGTGGGGCGCAAGCAGCTCCTCAAGCTCCAGCGCGCCTTCACCGCGCTCTCGCCGCAGCCGCCGCGCGAGGGGCTCGCGGGCGCGCTCGACCGCTGCCACCGGCACCTCGTCACCGACCGGCCGCTCATCGTCATCGTGACGCGCGCGGGCCGCGCGGACGAACCCGAGTTCGCGGCCGTGAAGCGCCTGCGCGCGCTCGTGGGCCGGCGCCGCCGACGCCTCCCCGTGCTCGTCGTCTCGCCGACGGTCCACACGCTCATCCCGAGCCCGAAGGAGTACGGTCGCGACGTCGCCGCGCTCCTCGCGCGCGCCGAGCGTCCGCGCATCCAGCGCCTTCGTCGCATCGGCGCGAGCGTCGTCGAGTGGGACCCTTCGCGGCAGACCATCGAAGCGGTGCTCCTCAGCGGCACCGCGCGCCCGGGGGTCGCGCGATGA
- a CDS encoding MoxR family ATPase → MGQPLILRKLLAGALSDGHVLFEDYPGLGKTLLVKVFARAIGCASSRVQFTPDLLPSDILGTKTWNPRTGAFTLQKGPVFTNVLLADEINRAPPKTQSALLEAMEERQVTIEGETLKLAPPFFVLATQNPIEQEGTYPLPEAQMDRFLMRLSTGYPPELKDEREILKRRIAWTKNDPTDDLKPVVSAEEFRELQSIVETRVYIHDQLLDYIGQIVRGIRAHPKVEVGPSPRGSLALLRLSRAFAVVNGRDFVVPDDVKTFAVDALAHRTILDLDEIIEGTRPERIVSEVVANVPIPTTFRWKDSGGSAA, encoded by the coding sequence GTGGGTCAACCGCTCATCCTGAGGAAGCTTCTCGCCGGCGCGCTCTCCGACGGCCACGTCCTCTTCGAGGACTACCCGGGCCTCGGCAAGACGCTGCTCGTCAAGGTCTTCGCGCGCGCGATCGGCTGCGCGTCGAGCCGCGTGCAGTTCACGCCCGACCTGCTTCCTTCGGACATCCTCGGCACGAAGACGTGGAACCCGCGCACGGGCGCCTTCACGCTGCAGAAGGGACCGGTTTTCACGAACGTGCTTCTCGCGGACGAGATCAACCGAGCGCCCCCGAAGACGCAAAGCGCGCTCCTCGAGGCGATGGAGGAGCGCCAGGTCACGATCGAGGGCGAGACGCTCAAGCTCGCGCCCCCCTTCTTCGTGCTCGCGACGCAGAACCCGATCGAGCAGGAGGGCACGTACCCGCTGCCCGAGGCGCAGATGGACCGCTTCCTCATGCGCCTCTCGACGGGTTACCCGCCGGAGCTCAAGGACGAGCGCGAGATCCTGAAGCGACGCATCGCGTGGACGAAGAACGATCCCACGGACGATCTGAAGCCTGTCGTCTCCGCGGAGGAGTTCCGCGAGCTGCAGTCGATCGTCGAGACGCGTGTCTACATCCACGACCAGCTGCTCGACTACATCGGCCAGATCGTGCGCGGCATCCGCGCGCACCCGAAGGTCGAGGTCGGCCCATCGCCGCGCGGCTCGCTCGCGCTCCTCCGGCTCTCGCGCGCCTTCGCCGTCGTGAACGGTCGCGATTTCGTCGTGCCTGACGACGTCAAGACCTTCGCGGTGGACGCGCTCGCGCACCGCACGATCCTCGATCTCGACGAGATCATCGAGGGCACGCGTCCCGAACGGATCGTCTCCGAGGTCGTCGCGAACGTGCCGATCCCGACGACGTTCCGCTGGAAGGACAGCGGGGGATCTGCCGCCTGA
- a CDS encoding carboxypeptidase-like regulatory domain-containing protein, with translation MDWRLPALAIALIVLLAGASAIVEQVETEIANPQDLARITPPADFKPPQSPPIDARNLQLPRDTPITLPPGTEISKDQAEALLKQAMDLKLPPGTKLNDLSMRLPEGAQIRIPEGSLVRDGKVSLAKDTTVTFPDGSTFTLPKDAQIDLPESMKNDLPDGRLSRDRTLTIDDPGGASIDVSNLKLPDGTSLKLPAGTTLRLPPGSKFPAPPGALAAALSYLLPKGTTFSMPPGDYGDVPGYRPGTGGQGPGPGTGPGTGPGTGPGTGGPGNGTKPGDGPGGSKAIPVVTDITTYPTKIRKSEPFVVTGYVATASGQPVAGAPIEIYLNVTKYAIGNLVGSGMTGADGQFRVEGRFPDDLEARQYNLLSKSRAFGTPTGVAYAEAWSDPIVDVTARTQLDLIGPSTAGVNAVVSLVGSLVDESGVPVPNAVVSFFVSNVREGRAVTDRDGAFAWGVSFSRPGTYTIEARFAGTEHHESSADSIQITISNVGIEIPALVTTSPGAAFTIDGRLLVSGSPQPGASLSGQFVDAATKSAAKTDALGRFKLAFLAPAHLAPGDYVARIEADDYGISTRAPVRVELKGTITLEAPDRGALGFGAPVRATLFDEARKPIPHALVALRWEGPGGTLQSVERTGADGVAVFHPDAVDQKPGLYVVSAFSAQPYVDARSTTSERIDFRKLEVRWESTPEVVRTEPEPLAFQVLFGGSPLSNGEVAFENAFHRLDLDGRARWTPATTKATPLGPALFGVDVVDPRYEGALPYVVFARPSLKLESASPLGPDGAFKVNATLVDEDGIPIEAVPAAFGTAADAATNPAAVELTARLAPSDASGRYAPFEASLGPLEPGQGVLVVARSDAAEDRWYKSAEGRLVLTVTAPPADAGLGGLLLPGVAVAAVAGGAGYFWWRRARVAAPVALVAAPAAVAVARTNAAAFEFELAGAPPPLPAVWGVGEPFVLAARARQPVGAHLDVDGVGQVGVGEGRLARWTVPAQREGDYNAVVRAPGVEGRFTVRIVEYKREIAREFDVLLERLRTLAPTLDATATPREVQYTIEGRLDASARVHLGALIDALEISNYSERRVDRPLYLRFMTAKLALDGVLGGAADPAGGR, from the coding sequence ATGGATTGGCGCCTCCCTGCCCTTGCGATCGCCCTCATCGTGCTCCTTGCCGGAGCCTCGGCCATCGTGGAGCAGGTCGAGACGGAGATCGCGAACCCGCAGGACCTCGCGAGGATCACGCCGCCTGCGGACTTCAAGCCCCCGCAGTCGCCACCGATCGACGCGCGCAATTTGCAGCTTCCCAGGGATACGCCGATCACGCTCCCGCCGGGGACGGAGATCTCGAAGGACCAGGCGGAGGCGCTCCTCAAGCAGGCGATGGACCTCAAGCTCCCGCCCGGCACGAAGCTCAACGATCTCTCGATGCGCCTCCCCGAAGGCGCTCAGATCAGGATCCCGGAAGGCTCGCTCGTGCGCGACGGGAAGGTCTCGCTTGCGAAGGACACGACCGTCACCTTCCCGGACGGTTCGACGTTCACGCTCCCGAAGGACGCGCAGATCGATCTCCCCGAGAGCATGAAGAACGACCTTCCGGACGGCCGCCTCTCGCGCGACCGCACGCTCACGATCGACGACCCGGGCGGCGCCTCGATCGACGTGTCGAACCTGAAGCTCCCCGACGGGACCTCGCTCAAGCTCCCCGCGGGGACGACGCTGCGGCTTCCGCCCGGGTCGAAGTTCCCCGCGCCGCCCGGCGCCCTCGCCGCGGCGCTCTCGTATCTTCTTCCAAAGGGGACGACGTTCTCGATGCCGCCCGGCGACTACGGCGACGTCCCCGGGTACAGGCCCGGCACGGGAGGCCAAGGGCCGGGTCCCGGCACGGGACCGGGCACGGGTCCCGGCACCGGACCGGGGACGGGCGGCCCCGGAAACGGCACGAAGCCGGGCGACGGGCCCGGCGGCTCGAAGGCCATCCCCGTCGTGACGGACATCACGACGTACCCGACGAAGATCCGCAAGAGCGAGCCGTTCGTCGTCACGGGCTACGTCGCGACGGCCTCCGGTCAACCGGTCGCGGGCGCGCCGATCGAGATCTACCTCAACGTCACCAAATACGCGATCGGCAACCTCGTGGGAAGCGGCATGACGGGCGCGGACGGACAGTTCCGCGTCGAAGGCCGATTCCCCGACGACCTCGAAGCGCGCCAGTACAACCTGCTCTCGAAGAGCCGCGCGTTCGGGACCCCGACGGGCGTCGCGTACGCGGAAGCCTGGAGCGACCCCATCGTCGACGTCACCGCCCGGACGCAACTCGACCTCATCGGGCCCTCGACGGCCGGCGTGAACGCGGTCGTCTCGCTCGTGGGGAGCCTCGTCGACGAATCCGGCGTTCCCGTCCCGAACGCGGTCGTCTCGTTCTTCGTCTCGAACGTGCGCGAAGGGCGCGCGGTCACGGACCGCGACGGAGCGTTCGCGTGGGGGGTCTCGTTCTCGCGCCCGGGCACGTACACGATCGAGGCGCGATTCGCGGGCACCGAGCACCATGAATCGAGCGCGGACTCGATCCAGATCACGATCTCGAACGTCGGAATCGAGATTCCAGCGCTCGTGACGACGTCGCCCGGCGCGGCCTTCACGATCGACGGCCGCCTCCTCGTCTCCGGCTCCCCGCAGCCCGGAGCCTCGCTTTCCGGCCAGTTCGTGGACGCCGCGACGAAAAGCGCCGCGAAGACGGACGCGCTCGGCCGGTTCAAGCTCGCCTTCCTCGCGCCCGCCCACCTCGCGCCGGGCGACTATGTCGCGCGCATCGAGGCCGACGATTACGGCATCTCGACGCGAGCGCCCGTGCGCGTCGAGCTCAAGGGAACGATCACGCTCGAGGCGCCCGACCGCGGCGCCCTCGGCTTCGGCGCGCCTGTGCGCGCGACGCTATTCGACGAGGCCCGCAAACCGATCCCGCATGCGCTCGTCGCGCTCCGGTGGGAGGGCCCCGGCGGAACCCTCCAGAGCGTCGAACGGACGGGCGCGGACGGCGTCGCCGTATTCCACCCGGACGCCGTCGATCAGAAGCCGGGCCTCTACGTGGTGAGCGCGTTCTCGGCCCAGCCGTACGTCGACGCGCGGTCGACCACGTCCGAGCGCATCGACTTCCGCAAGCTCGAGGTGCGCTGGGAGAGCACGCCCGAAGTCGTCCGGACGGAACCCGAGCCGCTCGCCTTCCAGGTCCTCTTCGGCGGCTCGCCGCTCTCGAACGGCGAAGTCGCGTTCGAGAACGCGTTCCACCGCCTCGACCTCGACGGGCGCGCGCGCTGGACGCCCGCGACGACGAAGGCCACCCCGCTCGGGCCCGCGCTCTTCGGCGTCGACGTGGTGGACCCGCGCTACGAAGGCGCGCTCCCGTACGTCGTCTTCGCGCGACCCTCGCTCAAGCTCGAATCCGCCTCGCCGCTCGGCCCCGACGGCGCGTTCAAGGTCAACGCGACGCTCGTCGACGAGGACGGGATTCCGATCGAGGCGGTCCCTGCCGCTTTCGGCACCGCGGCCGATGCGGCGACGAACCCCGCCGCCGTCGAGTTGACCGCGCGGCTTGCGCCCTCGGACGCGTCCGGCCGCTACGCGCCCTTCGAAGCCTCGCTCGGACCGCTCGAGCCGGGACAAGGCGTCCTGGTCGTGGCGCGCTCCGACGCGGCCGAGGACCGCTGGTACAAATCCGCGGAGGGGCGCCTCGTCCTCACGGTCACCGCGCCTCCCGCCGACGCGGGCCTCGGCGGGCTCCTCCTCCCGGGCGTCGCCGTCGCGGCCGTCGCGGGCGGCGCCGGATACTTCTGGTGGCGGCGCGCGCGCGTCGCGGCGCCCGTCGCCCTCGTGGCGGCCCCCGCCGCCGTCGCGGTCGCCCGAACGAACGCGGCCGCCTTCGAGTTCGAGCTCGCGGGAGCCCCGCCGCCGCTTCCCGCCGTTTGGGGCGTCGGCGAGCCGTTCGTCCTCGCGGCCCGCGCCCGCCAGCCGGTCGGCGCGCACCTCGACGTCGATGGCGTCGGCCAGGTGGGCGTCGGCGAAGGCCGCCTTGCGCGGTGGACCGTCCCGGCCCAGCGGGAAGGCGACTACAACGCCGTCGTGCGCGCGCCCGGCGTGGAGGGCCGCTTCACGGTCCGGATCGTCGAGTACAAGCGCGAGATCGCCCGCGAATTCGACGTCCTTCTCGAGCGTCTGCGCACGCTCGCGCCGACGCTCGACGCGACCGCGACGCCGCGCGAAGTCCAATACACGATCGAAGGTCGCCTCGACGCGTCCGCGCGGGTCCACCTCGGCGCGCTCATCGACGCTCTCGAGATTTCGAACTACTCCGAGCGGCGCGTCGACCGCCCGCTCTACCTCCGCTTCATGACGGCGAAGCTCGCCCTCGACGGCGTTCTCGGAGGTGCCGCGGATCCAGCCGGCGGCCGCTGA
- a CDS encoding methylmalonyl-CoA mutase family protein, with amino-acid sequence MPPRKDGERRDVFTTVSGAPVDRLYGPEALEGWDPAAKLGMPGEYPYTRGVHPTQYRGRLWTMRQYAGFGTAEESNKRYKFLLSAGTTGLSVAFDLPTQIGYDSDDPVAEGEVGKVGVAISSLEDMERLFEGIPLDKVSTSMTINAPAAVLLAMYVAVGEKQGVPADKLNGTIQNDILKEYIARGTYIFPPGPSLRLIADTFAFCAERVPKWNTISVSGYHIREAGSTAAQELAFTLMDAVTYVETAKARGLDVDAFAPRISFFFNSHLDFFEEVAKFRAARRMWARIMRERFGAKDADSLKLRFHTQTAGSSLTAQQPDNNVVRTTLEALAAVLGGTQSLHTNALDEALGLPTEKTARIALRTQQILAHESGVANTVDPLAGSYFVEAMTDRLEAEATAIMRQIEERGGMLKAIETGWVQRQIQESAYRFQRRVETKDFVWVGLNDFKVEEPAAVEIAKPDPALERGQVARLKALKARRDNARVREALDALAKAARGSDNLLPFILDAVKAYATTGEVCNTLREVWGEYKPPADV; translated from the coding sequence ATGCCCCCGCGCAAGGACGGCGAGCGACGCGACGTCTTCACCACGGTCTCCGGCGCGCCCGTCGACCGCCTCTACGGGCCCGAGGCGCTCGAGGGTTGGGACCCGGCCGCGAAGCTCGGCATGCCCGGGGAGTACCCGTATACGCGCGGCGTCCACCCGACGCAGTACCGCGGCCGCCTCTGGACAATGCGCCAGTACGCGGGCTTCGGCACCGCGGAGGAGTCGAACAAGCGCTACAAGTTCCTCCTCTCGGCCGGCACGACCGGCCTCTCCGTCGCCTTCGACCTCCCGACGCAGATCGGCTACGACTCCGACGACCCGGTCGCCGAGGGCGAGGTCGGCAAGGTCGGCGTCGCCATCTCGAGCCTGGAGGACATGGAGCGCCTCTTCGAGGGCATCCCGCTCGACAAGGTCTCGACCTCGATGACGATCAACGCGCCCGCGGCCGTCCTCCTCGCGATGTACGTCGCCGTCGGCGAAAAGCAGGGCGTTCCCGCCGACAAGCTGAACGGCACCATCCAGAACGACATCCTGAAGGAGTACATCGCGCGCGGAACGTACATCTTCCCGCCCGGCCCGTCGCTCCGGCTCATCGCGGACACGTTCGCGTTCTGCGCCGAGCGCGTGCCGAAGTGGAACACCATCAGCGTCTCCGGCTATCACATCCGCGAGGCGGGAAGCACGGCTGCGCAGGAGCTCGCGTTCACGCTCATGGACGCCGTCACCTATGTGGAGACGGCGAAGGCGCGCGGCCTCGACGTCGACGCCTTCGCGCCGCGCATCTCGTTCTTCTTCAACTCGCACCTCGACTTCTTCGAGGAGGTCGCGAAGTTCCGCGCCGCGCGCCGCATGTGGGCGCGCATCATGCGCGAGCGCTTCGGCGCGAAGGACGCGGACTCGCTGAAGCTCCGCTTCCACACGCAGACCGCGGGGAGCTCGCTCACCGCGCAGCAGCCCGACAACAATGTCGTGCGCACGACGCTCGAAGCCCTCGCCGCGGTCCTTGGCGGCACGCAGTCGCTCCACACGAACGCCCTCGACGAGGCGCTCGGCCTCCCGACGGAGAAGACCGCGCGCATCGCGCTCCGCACGCAGCAGATCCTCGCGCACGAATCCGGCGTCGCGAACACCGTCGACCCGCTCGCGGGGAGCTACTTCGTCGAGGCCATGACCGACCGCCTCGAGGCGGAAGCGACCGCGATCATGAGGCAGATCGAGGAGCGCGGCGGCATGCTGAAGGCCATCGAGACCGGCTGGGTGCAGCGCCAGATCCAGGAGAGCGCGTACCGCTTCCAGCGCCGCGTCGAGACGAAGGACTTCGTATGGGTCGGGCTCAACGATTTCAAGGTCGAGGAACCCGCGGCGGTCGAGATCGCGAAGCCGGACCCCGCGCTCGAGCGCGGCCAGGTCGCGCGCCTCAAGGCCCTCAAGGCCCGCCGCGACAACGCCCGCGTGCGCGAGGCGCTCGACGCCCTCGCGAAGGCCGCGCGGGGTTCCGACAACCTCCTTCCCTTCATCCTCGACGCCGTCAAGGCCTACGCGACGACGGGCGAGGTCTGCAACACGCTCCGCGAGGTGTGGGGCGAGTACAAGCCTCCTGCGGACGTGTAG
- a CDS encoding CocE/NonD family hydrolase, whose protein sequence is MRLPVALVVATLALAGCIQLAPAGGPVDPAVAPATGFSGTHVFPGTYNTTEKFARVAIPGPFKLAVPEITRHASAYDGASIQIGVVRPEVPNGTKVPIVVFASPYLKSLDTIDLTKTQRRLVENLVPHGYAVAFVPVRGTADAGGCSDLMGKAERADLDQAITWLGEQPWSNGAIGMVGVSYDGSTPWEVAASGNPYLKTIVPISGVNDVWDLMYQNGTNEARGMVVLNALYYEYGFVENNVLNGRSPQHVAGGIVCPESFKGFGAAMSAFASGERDPLGYWAERNSRPGVEANYNGSIFLVQGLQDWNVDPGHSYPWVNQLEAKGLVVKHLLGQWAHAWPDSFTREGHPGRWDWAEILLRWFDYWLKGDTRVDLGPRVQVADSSGRWRSDHSWPPADATPLKLHLAPNGKLATEPPADAARIPVALDPARGGFVSGATNAVPALGPALKAGCACAVFASDPFEDGLRFAGMPRVHVTVTPSGPGGWISAHLYAVENGTEKRVGWGQLDLRFADASQTMKPVVPGQPIVARLALEPLDAVVAPGGSLKLVISQGSYGDNVYGTTPFPVVLEVGGEKSAMTLDSFERDASAFFEPPTNG, encoded by the coding sequence ATGCGGCTCCCCGTCGCCCTCGTCGTCGCCACCCTGGCCCTCGCCGGCTGCATCCAGCTCGCGCCCGCGGGCGGACCCGTCGATCCCGCCGTCGCCCCCGCGACCGGCTTCAGCGGCACGCACGTTTTCCCGGGCACCTACAACACGACCGAGAAGTTCGCGCGCGTCGCGATCCCCGGTCCCTTCAAGCTCGCCGTCCCCGAGATCACGCGCCACGCGAGCGCCTACGACGGCGCATCGATCCAGATCGGCGTCGTGAGGCCCGAGGTCCCGAATGGCACGAAGGTCCCGATCGTGGTCTTTGCAAGCCCGTACCTGAAGTCGCTCGACACGATCGATCTCACGAAGACGCAGCGCCGCCTCGTCGAGAACCTCGTCCCGCACGGTTACGCGGTGGCCTTCGTGCCCGTGCGCGGCACCGCGGACGCGGGCGGCTGCAGCGACCTCATGGGCAAGGCCGAGCGCGCGGACCTCGACCAGGCGATCACGTGGCTCGGCGAGCAACCGTGGTCGAACGGCGCGATCGGCATGGTGGGCGTCTCGTACGACGGCTCCACGCCTTGGGAAGTCGCGGCCTCGGGGAACCCGTATCTCAAGACCATCGTCCCCATCAGCGGCGTCAACGACGTCTGGGACCTCATGTACCAGAACGGCACGAACGAGGCGCGCGGGATGGTTGTTCTCAACGCGCTCTACTACGAGTACGGCTTCGTCGAGAACAACGTGCTGAACGGCCGCTCGCCGCAGCATGTCGCAGGCGGCATCGTGTGCCCCGAGTCCTTCAAGGGCTTCGGCGCGGCGATGAGCGCGTTCGCGTCGGGCGAGCGCGACCCGCTTGGATACTGGGCGGAGCGCAACTCGCGCCCGGGCGTCGAGGCGAACTACAATGGGTCCATCTTCCTCGTGCAGGGTCTCCAGGACTGGAACGTGGACCCCGGCCACTCGTACCCCTGGGTGAACCAGCTCGAAGCGAAGGGCCTCGTCGTGAAGCACCTCCTCGGGCAGTGGGCGCACGCGTGGCCCGATTCGTTCACGCGCGAAGGCCACCCGGGCCGCTGGGACTGGGCCGAGATCCTCCTGCGCTGGTTCGACTACTGGCTCAAGGGCGACACGAGGGTCGACCTCGGCCCGCGCGTGCAGGTCGCGGACTCGTCCGGCCGATGGCGAAGCGACCACAGCTGGCCCCCCGCGGACGCGACGCCCTTGAAGCTCCATCTCGCTCCGAACGGCAAGCTCGCGACCGAGCCGCCCGCGGACGCCGCGCGCATCCCCGTCGCGCTCGACCCGGCCCGCGGGGGCTTCGTGTCGGGCGCGACCAACGCCGTGCCCGCGCTCGGCCCCGCGCTCAAGGCGGGATGCGCCTGCGCGGTCTTCGCGTCCGATCCCTTCGAGGACGGGCTCAGGTTCGCGGGCATGCCGCGCGTGCACGTCACGGTCACGCCCTCGGGACCCGGCGGTTGGATCTCGGCGCACCTCTACGCGGTCGAGAACGGAACCGAGAAGCGCGTCGGGTGGGGCCAGCTCGACCTGCGCTTCGCCGACGCCTCGCAGACGATGAAGCCGGTCGTTCCCGGCCAACCGATCGTCGCGCGCCTCGCGCTCGAGCCCCTCGACGCGGTCGTCGCGCCCGGCGGCTCGCTCAAGCTCGTGATCAGTCAGGGCTCCTACGGGGACAATGTGTACGGGACGACGCCGTTCCCGGTCGTCCTGGAAGTCGGCGGCGAGAAGAGCGCGATGACCCTCGACTCGTTCGAGCGCGACGCGTCCGCCTTCTTCGAGCCCCCGACGAACGGGTGA
- a CDS encoding alpha/beta fold hydrolase — protein sequence MTVRLEADVWGRADAPPLLLLHGYPLTRAAWTPVLAALSKDFRAIAPDLPGHGASPAGEGAPSIDAMAEAVLALADRLECERFDLVGHSLGGYVAFGVLRRAKDRVRRLALVTTKATPDSPEAKEARRRQADLLEREGPRGLARALIPKLFREGAGEIAIEEARRMVEGNNVTGLVRALEAMRERPDSTPLLRSIAQPTLIVAGADDRVMPRSEQERMAKEIPGATLVVLAQSGHMPMIEEPGPLVEALARHFL from the coding sequence GTGACGGTCCGACTCGAGGCCGACGTGTGGGGGCGCGCGGACGCCCCGCCCCTTCTCCTTCTCCATGGCTACCCCTTGACGCGCGCCGCGTGGACGCCCGTCCTCGCCGCGCTCTCGAAGGACTTCCGCGCGATCGCGCCCGACCTGCCGGGTCACGGGGCCTCGCCCGCGGGCGAGGGCGCGCCGTCGATCGACGCGATGGCCGAGGCGGTCCTCGCGCTCGCCGACCGCCTCGAGTGCGAGCGCTTCGACCTCGTCGGCCATTCGCTCGGAGGCTACGTGGCCTTCGGCGTTCTTCGGCGCGCGAAGGACCGCGTCCGACGGCTCGCGCTCGTCACGACGAAGGCCACGCCCGATTCCCCCGAGGCGAAGGAAGCGCGCCGCCGTCAGGCGGATCTGCTCGAGCGCGAAGGTCCGCGCGGCCTCGCCCGCGCGCTCATCCCGAAGCTCTTCCGCGAAGGCGCCGGCGAGATCGCGATCGAGGAGGCTCGGCGGATGGTGGAGGGCAACAACGTCACGGGCCTCGTCCGCGCGCTCGAAGCCATGAGGGAGCGGCCGGATTCGACCCCGCTGCTCCGCTCGATCGCCCAGCCAACGCTGATCGTCGCGGGCGCGGACGATCGCGTCATGCCCCGCTCGGAGCAGGAGCGCATGGCGAAGGAGATCCCTGGCGCGACGCTCGTCGTTCTCGCGCAAAGCGGCCACATGCCGATGATCGAGGAGCCCGGCCCCCTCGTCGAGGCGCTCGCGCGACACTTCCTCTGA